ATTCAACAGGAAGATCCTTGTACTTGCGAATACTTCGCCGCCGCTTGATGAGCTCAAGCACCTCTTTGGGGTCCATACCGGTTCTTATTGATTTTTGGTTAATAAATGTTGTGCTCTTGGTTTCGAGTAAAACTTTAAAAACAATCACCTCTCCTTACAATGTATGAAATACGCCTTCCTCGTTGAACTGTACGAACAGCTGGAACAAACAGCCAAGCGCCTTGAAAAAACACGCGAGCTTTCGCTGTTTCTGAGAAAAGTGCCGGAGGATGACCTTGATAGCATTGCGCTTCTGCTGCAGGGAAGAATCTTTCCAGCGCACGACGAAAATACTATCGGCGTTGCTGCGCGACTTGTGCTTAAGGCAATCAGTGTAGCCACTGGCATCGACCAAACAAAAGTGGAGAAGGAATGGAAAAAAACTGGCGACCTCGGCGTCACTGCCGAGCATTTGACCACCGGAAAAAAACAGCGCACGCTCGTCAGCAGCCATCTCACCGTGCGCAAAGTGTTTGAGAACCTAAGAAAGCTTGCCACCATTGAAGGTGAAGGAACGGTTGATAAAAAAATGCAGTTGATTGCAGAACTGCTCACCAGCGCCGAGCCGAAAGAAGCGAAATATATCATACGCACAGTACTTGAAGACCTGCGCGTTGGTGTGGGTGATGGAACGCTGCGCGATGCGATTGTGTGGGCGTTCTTTGAAAGCGAAACAAAACTTAACTACGACGAAAAAGAAAAAACAATCACGCCGGAAAATCGTGAGGAGTACAACAAGCTCGTCGCCGCAGTGCAGAAAGCATACGACGTCACTGCTGATTTTGGTGCGGTTGCGCTCAACGCAAAAACCAAAGGCCTTAAAGGCATTGAAAAAGCAGACATCACCATTGGCAAGCCGCTCAAGGTGATGCTGTTTCAGAAAGCAGACGACCTCAAAGATGCGTTTGAACGGGTGGGAAAGCCGGCAGCGTTTGAATTCAAATACGACGGCTTCCGCCTCCAAGTCCATAAAAAAGGAGGTGTCATAAAACTATTCACCCGTCGGCTTGATGAAGTAACACGGCAATTTCCTGATGTGGTTGACGCGGTTGCAAAACACGCCAAAAGCGATAATTTTATTCTCGACGCTGAAGCAGTTGGCTTTGACCAAAAAACAAAAAAATACCTTCCATTTCAGAGTATCTCGCAGAGAATCAAGCGCAAGTATGACATCAAAGAAATTGCAGAAAAATTTCCCGTCGAGCTCAACGTATTTGACCTCATGGCCTACAACGGCGAAAATGTGATGGACAAGCCGTTTATTGAGCGCCGCAAGCTCATTGAAAAAGTTGTTTCATCCACCAAATCAAAAATTGTTGTTGCTAAACATATTATCACGAGCGACTTGAAAGAAGCGCAGAAATTTTACGAGGAAAGCTTGGCCCACGGCGAAGAAGGTGTCATGGCAAAAAATTTGGAAGGTATCTACAAGCCCGGCTCGCGGGTTGGCTTTGGCGTGAAAGTCAAGCCGACCATGGAAACGCTGGACTTGGTGATTGTGGGCGCGGAGTGGGGTGAAGGAAAACGCAGCGAATGGCTGAGCAGTTTTACCCTTGCGTGCCAAGACGATGATGGAAAACTGCTGGAAATCGGCAAGGTCGGCACGGGCATCAAGGAACTTGAACAAGAGGAAGGCGGCGACGTGACATTTGACGATTTGACCAAAGAATTGAAACCCGCAATTATCGAGGAGAAAGGCAAGGAAGTCAAAGTAAAGCCAAAACTGGTGATCGAAGTTGCATTCGAGGAAATCCAGAAAAGCCCGACGTATTCATCTGGTTACGCATTACGATTTCCACGGCTGATTCGCCTGCGCGAAGACAAGTCAAAAGCAGATATTTCGACGATAACACAGGTGGAGAAGGCGTATAAAGGACAACGGGGACGGTAGGAATAATTATTTTCTTTTCTTCCGCTCGCTCAGCTTCACCATCTTTGCCAGCGCCACAACACCCCAGACCACTTGCAGAATAATAAACGGCATGCTCTTGAGCGAGTAGGAGTAGTACGCCAACGCCGCAGCGCCGACCAGATTTAACAGATTGTATTCATACGTGTCAGTTGCTTCGTAGAATTCATCCCAGAAAAAGGCAATCAGGATACACACGAGACCAACGCTGCCGATATAGATTGGCTCAATGATCATGCGCGGCCTCCTTCACCGTAATGTTCGGCAACATCGCTGATGGACCATGGCTTGCAGTCGTCTTTTCTGAAGCCCAGCTTTTTCGCCAGCGCGTAGATTTTCGGCAGTGACGCTGATTTGACTTCGAGA
This genomic stretch from Candidatus Woesearchaeota archaeon harbors:
- a CDS encoding ATP-dependent DNA ligase — translated: MKYAFLVELYEQLEQTAKRLEKTRELSLFLRKVPEDDLDSIALLLQGRIFPAHDENTIGVAARLVLKAISVATGIDQTKVEKEWKKTGDLGVTAEHLTTGKKQRTLVSSHLTVRKVFENLRKLATIEGEGTVDKKMQLIAELLTSAEPKEAKYIIRTVLEDLRVGVGDGTLRDAIVWAFFESETKLNYDEKEKTITPENREEYNKLVAAVQKAYDVTADFGAVALNAKTKGLKGIEKADITIGKPLKVMLFQKADDLKDAFERVGKPAAFEFKYDGFRLQVHKKGGVIKLFTRRLDEVTRQFPDVVDAVAKHAKSDNFILDAEAVGFDQKTKKYLPFQSISQRIKRKYDIKEIAEKFPVELNVFDLMAYNGENVMDKPFIERRKLIEKVVSSTKSKIVVAKHIITSDLKEAQKFYEESLAHGEEGVMAKNLEGIYKPGSRVGFGVKVKPTMETLDLVIVGAEWGEGKRSEWLSSFTLACQDDDGKLLEIGKVGTGIKELEQEEGGDVTFDDLTKELKPAIIEEKGKEVKVKPKLVIEVAFEEIQKSPTYSSGYALRFPRLIRLREDKSKADISTITQVEKAYKGQRGR